One segment of Dissulfurirhabdus thermomarina DNA contains the following:
- a CDS encoding NADH-quinone oxidoreductase subunit N codes for MTDLATAFNLQSIWNIAGGQVVLLATGLVLIALELLMAGQSRAARSAALGWATVVGLLLALGHVVFREWTLSAVVLSGVFSMEKFTVFLVAVLLLAGVLAALMSIGYLRNNEEPRGEYFILLLFSVYGAVAFVQSVDLLMMFIALEVMSVAVYVLAAYLKNDRASVEGAMKYFLLGSFGSAFFLFGVVWLYGLTGTLNLSEMAVILSGGLFRQPPVLVAFAMLSAGLFFKMALVPFHMWTPDVYEGSPSVVTGFMATAVKAGAFGAFLKILTVAFSPILSTGGVTHFLMTHNLGGMAAYWQPVLWWLALLTMFIGNLLAISQQNIKRMLAYSSIAHAGYMTLGLLAGNADGRMGVLFYLFSYTLMNLGAFGVVYLIDGRERGAQTLEDYRGLGFRVPGLSFLLSLFLVAMAGLPPTAGFIGKFYVFAAAIREGYLLLAALGILTSVMGAYYYLRVVYLLYMKDPVREVSVGRVDAPTFVALAAMGLGVLYLGILPQGLARLAQAAQASLAYLF; via the coding sequence ATGACAGACCTCGCAACGGCGTTCAACCTTCAGTCCATCTGGAACATCGCGGGCGGGCAGGTCGTCCTGCTCGCCACCGGCCTCGTCCTCATCGCCCTGGAACTCCTCATGGCGGGGCAGTCCAGGGCCGCCCGGAGCGCCGCCCTGGGGTGGGCCACCGTGGTGGGATTGCTCCTCGCCCTCGGGCACGTGGTCTTCCGGGAGTGGACCTTGTCGGCGGTGGTGTTGTCCGGGGTCTTCTCCATGGAGAAGTTCACCGTCTTCCTGGTGGCGGTCCTCCTGTTGGCCGGGGTTCTGGCGGCCCTCATGAGCATCGGCTACCTGCGGAACAACGAGGAGCCCAGGGGCGAGTACTTCATCCTGCTGCTCTTTTCCGTCTACGGCGCCGTGGCCTTCGTCCAGTCGGTGGACCTCCTCATGATGTTCATCGCCCTCGAGGTGATGTCCGTCGCCGTCTACGTGCTGGCCGCCTACCTGAAGAACGACCGCGCCTCGGTGGAAGGGGCCATGAAGTACTTCCTGCTGGGCAGCTTCGGGTCCGCCTTCTTCCTCTTCGGCGTGGTCTGGCTCTACGGCCTCACCGGGACCTTGAACCTCAGCGAGATGGCGGTGATCCTCTCCGGCGGGCTCTTCCGCCAACCGCCGGTCCTGGTGGCCTTCGCCATGCTGAGCGCCGGGCTCTTCTTCAAGATGGCCCTGGTCCCCTTCCACATGTGGACGCCGGACGTCTACGAGGGGAGCCCCTCGGTGGTCACCGGTTTCATGGCCACCGCCGTCAAGGCCGGTGCCTTCGGCGCCTTCCTGAAGATCCTCACCGTGGCCTTTTCGCCCATCCTGAGCACGGGCGGCGTCACCCACTTCCTCATGACCCACAACCTCGGTGGGATGGCGGCCTACTGGCAGCCCGTGCTCTGGTGGCTGGCCCTTCTCACCATGTTCATCGGGAACCTCCTGGCGATCTCGCAGCAGAACATCAAGCGGATGCTGGCCTATTCCTCCATCGCCCACGCCGGTTACATGACCCTGGGTCTTTTGGCCGGCAACGCCGACGGGCGGATGGGGGTGCTCTTCTACCTCTTTTCCTACACCCTGATGAACCTCGGCGCCTTCGGCGTGGTCTACCTCATCGACGGCCGGGAACGGGGGGCCCAGACCCTCGAGGACTACCGGGGCCTCGGCTTCCGGGTGCCGGGCCTGAGCTTCCTGCTTTCGCTCTTCCTGGTGGCCATGGCGGGCCTGCCGCCCACCGCCGGCTTCATCGGGAAGTTCTACGTCTTCGCGGCGGCCATCCGGGAGGGGTACCTGCTGCTCGCGGCGCTCGGCATCCTGACCAGCGTCATGGGGGCCTACTACTACCTCCGGGTCGTCTACCTGCTCTACATGAAGGACCCGGTCCGCGAGGTGAGCGTGGGCCGCGTGGACGCCCCCACCTTCGTGGCCCTGGCGGCCATGGGCCTGGGGGTCCTCTACCTCGGGATCCTCCCGCAGGGCCTGGCCCGGCTGGCCCAGGCAGCCCAGGCGAGCCTGGCCTACCTCTTCTAG
- the queC gene encoding 7-cyano-7-deazaguanine synthase QueC, whose amino-acid sequence MDREKAICLVSGGLDSCVTAAIAAARHERLAFLHVNYGQRTERRELSAFREIAAHYGVRETLILEMPHIRCIGGSALTDPDIPVPENALGEEGIPVTYVPFRNAHLLAAAVSWAEVIGAGVIYIGATEVDSSGYPDCRAEFFRAFERAAEAGTRPETRVRVAAPVLHMGKADVVRRGVELGAPLHLTWSCYQGESEACGACDSCLLRLKGFREAGVPDPIPYREG is encoded by the coding sequence ATGGACCGGGAAAAGGCCATCTGCCTCGTCAGCGGCGGGCTCGACAGCTGTGTCACGGCGGCCATCGCCGCGGCGCGGCACGAGCGCCTGGCCTTCCTCCACGTCAACTACGGCCAGCGGACCGAGAGGCGGGAGCTTTCGGCCTTTCGGGAGATCGCCGCCCATTACGGGGTCCGGGAGACCTTGATCCTGGAGATGCCCCATATCCGGTGCATCGGCGGCTCGGCCCTCACCGATCCCGACATCCCCGTCCCGGAGAACGCCCTCGGGGAGGAAGGGATCCCCGTGACCTACGTCCCGTTCCGGAATGCCCACCTCCTGGCCGCCGCCGTTTCCTGGGCGGAAGTCATCGGTGCAGGTGTCATCTACATCGGCGCCACCGAGGTGGACAGCTCCGGCTACCCGGATTGCCGGGCCGAGTTCTTCCGGGCCTTCGAGCGGGCGGCCGAGGCGGGGACCCGGCCCGAGACCCGCGTCCGCGTGGCGGCTCCCGTCCTCCACATGGGAAAGGCCGATGTCGTCCGCCGCGGGGTGGAACTCGGGGCCCCCCTGCATCTGACCTGGTCGTGCTACCAGGGCGAGTCCGAGGCCTGCGGGGCGTGCGATTCGTGCCTCTTGCGGCTCAAGGGGTTCCGGGAGGCCGGCGTGCCGGATCCAATCCCGTACCGAGAGGGATGA
- a CDS encoding YkgJ family cysteine cluster protein produces the protein MMKAVFECCCCGHCCHGESTVSLTPGEQAAMARFLGMETGAFLAAYCVERPGRVEMRVVDGHCVFYGDDGLCRVHPVKPSHCRRWPLHPSILGDRGAWEAIRADCPGFDPDATYEEVCEQVRREAGG, from the coding sequence ATGATGAAGGCCGTCTTCGAATGCTGCTGCTGCGGCCACTGCTGCCACGGGGAGAGCACCGTCTCCCTGACCCCGGGGGAGCAGGCCGCCATGGCCCGGTTCCTCGGGATGGAGACCGGGGCGTTCCTCGCGGCCTACTGTGTCGAGCGGCCGGGCCGCGTGGAGATGCGGGTGGTGGACGGCCACTGCGTCTTCTACGGCGACGACGGCCTGTGCCGGGTGCATCCCGTCAAGCCCTCCCATTGCCGCCGCTGGCCGCTCCACCCGAGCATCCTCGGGGACCGCGGAGCCTGGGAGGCCATCCGGGCGGACTGCCCCGGCTTCGATCCCGATGCCACCTACGAGGAGGTCTGCGAGCAGGTCCGCCGGGAGGCCGGGGGATGA
- a CDS encoding sugar phosphate isomerase/epimerase family protein, whose translation MNLEAVKRRAFVCCPFDWLVERYLPLLAAEGIQPEIGLDAGLLHRYRWPTFRRVARRLRAAGLGCTVHAPFTDLPLGAADPEIRRVAARRLSQALRVAGELGARSMVVHTGFDPRHHGGDLHRWREAALEVLGVLAGAAAASGVPLMLENVFEHDPALHRFLLDALPAPGVGFCLDLGHQVVFSRTPAREWLEALGDRLGQLHLHDNRGRNDDHLAVGEGILDFDGLFAWLAAHGRRPILTLEPHAESAVRPALEGLGRLLDRFPSVAPA comes from the coding sequence ATGAACCTCGAGGCGGTCAAGCGCCGGGCCTTCGTCTGCTGCCCCTTCGACTGGCTGGTGGAACGCTATCTCCCGCTCCTGGCGGCGGAGGGGATCCAGCCGGAGATCGGCCTGGACGCCGGGCTCCTCCACCGGTACCGGTGGCCCACCTTCCGGCGGGTGGCCCGGCGGCTCCGCGCGGCGGGCCTGGGATGCACCGTGCACGCCCCCTTCACCGACCTTCCTCTCGGGGCCGCGGACCCGGAGATCCGCCGCGTGGCGGCCCGACGGCTCTCCCAGGCCCTCCGGGTGGCGGGTGAGCTGGGGGCCCGGTCCATGGTGGTCCACACCGGCTTCGATCCCCGGCATCACGGGGGCGACCTCCACCGCTGGCGGGAGGCGGCGCTGGAGGTTCTCGGCGTGCTGGCCGGGGCGGCGGCCGCCTCGGGTGTGCCCCTCATGCTGGAGAACGTCTTCGAGCACGATCCGGCGCTGCACCGCTTCCTGCTGGATGCCCTGCCGGCCCCGGGCGTGGGCTTCTGCCTGGACCTTGGGCACCAGGTGGTCTTCTCCCGAACCCCGGCCCGGGAGTGGCTGGAGGCCCTGGGCGATCGGCTGGGGCAGCTCCACCTCCACGACAACCGGGGCCGGAACGACGATCACCTGGCGGTGGGGGAGGGGATCCTCGACTTCGACGGGCTCTTCGCCTGGCTGGCGGCCCACGGCCGCCGCCCCATCTTGACCCTGGAGCCCCACGCCGAGTCGGCGGTTCGCCCCGCGCTGGAGGGCCTGGGGAGGCTCCTGGACCGCTTTCCCTCGGTCGCCCCGGCCTAG
- a CDS encoding TIGR02266 family protein, with amino-acid sequence MMPQAETPKRREKRAESLIRVDYRTRDRSFTGFAENLSVGGLFIASPSPLPKGTLLTLEFTLPGDAAPLRLKGIVTWTREATLAPGQRRGMGIKFEHLSLEARQRLLQLIRSAG; translated from the coding sequence ATGATGCCCCAGGCCGAGACCCCGAAACGACGTGAGAAGAGGGCGGAGTCCCTCATTCGGGTGGATTACCGCACCCGGGACCGTTCCTTCACCGGGTTTGCGGAAAACCTCAGCGTGGGCGGCCTCTTCATCGCCAGCCCCTCGCCCCTGCCCAAGGGAACCCTTCTCACCCTGGAATTCACCCTGCCCGGCGACGCCGCTCCCCTCCGCCTCAAGGGCATCGTGACCTGGACGCGGGAGGCCACCCTCGCCCCCGGCCAGCGCCGCGGCATGGGGATAAAGTTCGAGCACCTCTCCCTCGAGGCCCGCCAGCGCCTGCTCCAGCTCATCCGGTCCGCCGGCTAG
- the rpmB gene encoding 50S ribosomal protein L28 translates to MAKVCDICGKGPVTGNNVSHANNHTRRRWLPNLQRVRAVVDGRPRRIRVCTRCIRTGRVTKPLA, encoded by the coding sequence ATGGCCAAGGTATGCGACATCTGCGGCAAGGGACCCGTCACCGGCAACAACGTGAGCCATGCCAACAATCACACCCGCCGTCGTTGGCTGCCCAACCTCCAGAGGGTTCGGGCGGTGGTGGACGGCCGGCCCCGCCGGATCCGTGTCTGCACCCGGTGCATCCGGACCGGGCGGGTGACGAAGCCCCTCGCCTGA